In Acidimicrobiales bacterium, one genomic interval encodes:
- a CDS encoding DNA-formamidopyrimidine glycosylase family protein, giving the protein MPEGDTIWRAASRLRPVLAGTTLERFEAPRLVGDRPRPGTVIDDVEAVGKHLLVHFAGGLSLDTHMRMTGSWHLYRRGERWRKPAHLLRCRLVVPRWEAVCFAAPVVRTYRRDGRAGPLGGAEDPVAHLGPDLCRPDADLDEVVARMERHPEPGTTIAEVLLDQTVAAGIGNVYKSEVLHACGLDPFTPLAAVPAALRRRLAEVASRLLRRNLATARRTTVAGPPGSVAVYGRARRPCPRCGTPIRVARHGAQARSTYWCPRCQRPPRAAAGPGNETPGP; this is encoded by the coding sequence ATGCCCGAGGGCGACACCATCTGGAGAGCGGCCTCCCGCCTCCGCCCGGTGCTGGCCGGCACCACCCTGGAACGGTTCGAGGCCCCCCGCCTGGTCGGCGACCGCCCCCGGCCCGGCACCGTCATCGACGACGTGGAGGCGGTGGGCAAGCACCTGCTGGTCCACTTCGCCGGCGGCCTGTCGCTCGACACCCACATGCGCATGACCGGCTCGTGGCACCTGTACCGCCGGGGGGAGCGGTGGCGGAAGCCGGCCCACCTCCTCCGCTGCCGCCTGGTGGTGCCCAGGTGGGAGGCGGTGTGCTTCGCCGCCCCGGTGGTGCGGACCTACCGCCGTGACGGCCGGGCCGGCCCCCTGGGCGGGGCCGAGGACCCGGTGGCCCACCTGGGGCCCGACCTGTGCCGGCCCGACGCCGACCTGGACGAGGTGGTGGCCCGCATGGAACGCCACCCGGAGCCGGGCACGACCATCGCCGAGGTGCTGCTGGACCAGACCGTGGCCGCCGGCATCGGCAACGTCTACAAGAGCGAGGTCCTCCACGCCTGCGGCCTCGACCCGTTCACGCCCCTGGCCGCCGTGCCCGCCGCCCTCCGGCGCCGCCTGGCAGAGGTGGCGTCGCGGCTCCTGCGCCGCAACCTGGCCACCGCCCGGCGGACCACGGTGGCCGGCCCGCCCGGGAGCGTCGCCGTGTACGGCCGGGCTCGCCGCCCGTGCCCGCGGTGCGGCACGCCGATCCGCGTGGCCCGCCACGGAGCCCAGGCCCGCTCGACCTACTGGTGCCCGCGCTGCCAGCGCCCGCCCCGGGCCGCGGCAGGCCCCGGGAACGAAACCCCGGGCCCGTGA